The Larus michahellis chromosome 2, bLarMic1.1, whole genome shotgun sequence genome window below encodes:
- the PALS2 gene encoding protein PALS2, which translates to MQQVLDNLTDLPTSTGAEEIDLIFLKGIMENPIVRSLAKAHERLEDSKLEAVSDNNLELVNEILEDISPLVNKDENIAELVGILKEPHFQSLLEAHDIVASKCYDSPPSSPEVNNSSVNNQIVPVDAIRILGIHKRAGEPLGVTFRVENNDLVIARILHGGMIDRQGLLHVGDIIKEVNGHEVGNNPKELQELLKNISGSVTLKILPSYRDTVIPQQVFVKCHFDYNPYNDNLIPCKEAGLKFSKGEILQIVNREDPNWWQASHVKEGGSAGLIPSQFLEEKRKAFVRRDWDNSGPFCGTISSKKKKKMMYLTTRNAEFDRHEIQIYEEVAKMPPFQRKTLVLIGAQGVGRRSLKNRFIVLNPTRFGTTVPFTSRKPRDDEKDGQAYRFVSRAEMEMDIKAGRYLEHGEYEGNLYGTKIDSILEVVQTGRTCILDVNPQALKILRTSEFMPYVVFIAAPELETLRAMHKAVVDAGITTKLLTDTDLKKTVDESARIQRAYNHYFDLTIVNDNLDKAFEKLQTAIERLRLEPQWVPISWVY; encoded by the exons ATGCAGCAGGTTCTGGATAACCTTACTGATCTGCCGACATCAACAGGCGCTGAAGAAATAGAcctgatttttcttaaaggaattATGGAAAACCCTATTGTAAGATCACTTGCTAAG GCTCATGAGCGACTGGAAGATTCTAAACTTGAGGCTGTCAGTGACAACAACCTGGAGTTGGTGAATGAAATTCTTGAAGACATCAGTCCCTTAGTAAATAAAGATGAGAATATTGCAGAATTGGTTGGAATACTCAAGGAGCCTCATTTTCAG TCACTCTTggaagcacatgatattgtggcTTCAAAATGTTACGATTCTCCTCCTTCTAGCCCAGAAGTCAATAATTCTTCAGTGAACAACCAGATTGTTCCAGTAGATGCTATTCGTATCCTTGGAATTCACAAAAGAGCAGGAGAACCACTG GGTGTTACGTTTAGAGTTGAGAACAATGATCTGGTAATAGCACGAATTCTTCATGGCGGAATGATAGATCGACAAGGTCTTCTGCACGTAGGTGACATTATTAAAGAGGTGAATGGCCATGAGGTTGGAAACAATCCAAAGGAATTGCAGGAACTGCTGAAAAATATTAGTGGCAGTGTCACTCTGAAGATTCTCCCCAGCTACAGAGATACTGTTATTCCTCAACAG GTTTTTGTGAAGTGTCATTTTGATTACAATCCATATAATGACAACCTCATCCCATGCAAAGAAGCAGGTCTGAAATTTTCTAAAGGAGAAATTCTTCAGATTGTAAACCGGGAAGATCCAAATTGGTGGCAG gctAGTCATGTCAAAGAAGGAGGAAGTGCGGGGCTTATTCCTAGCCAGTTcttggaagagaagagaaaggccTTTGTTAGGAGGGACTGGGACAACTCAG GGCCTTTCTGCGGAACgataagcagcaaaaaaaagaaaaaaatgatgtatCTCACTACAAGAAATGCAG AATTTGATCGTCATGAAATCCAGATCTATGAGGAAGTAGCAAAAATGCCTCCTTTTCAGAGGAAGACACTGGTCTTAATTGGGGCCCAAGGAGTGGGGCGAAGGAGTTTGAAGAACAGGTTTATAGTACTGAATCCTACCAGATTTGGAACAACAGTGCCAT ttACTTCACGAAAGCCAAGGGATGATGAAAAGGATGGGCAAGCGTACAGATTTGTGTCACGAGCTGAAATGGAGATGGATATCAAAGCTGGCAGATATTTAGAGCATGGAGAATATGAAGGAAATCTTTATGGCACCAAAATTGATTCCATCCTTGAAGTTGTTCAGACAGGAAGGACCTGCATCTTGGACGTGAATCCACAG GCCCTGAAAATATTGAGGACTTCAGAATTCATGCCCTATGTAGTGTTTATTGCTGCGCCAGAGTTGGAGACTTTGCGTGCTATGCACAAGGCTGTGGTAGATGCTGGAATTACAACCAAACTTCTCACT GACACCGATTTGAAAAAAACCGTGGATGAAAGTGCTCGGATCCAGAGAGCCTACAACCACTACTTTGATCTGACCATTGTAAATGACAACCTGGACAAAGCCTTCGAGAAGCTCCAGACTGCCATCGAGAGACTGCGGCTGGAGCCACAGTGGGTCCCAATTAGCTGGGTATATTGA